A genomic region of Hippoglossus hippoglossus isolate fHipHip1 chromosome 8, fHipHip1.pri, whole genome shotgun sequence contains the following coding sequences:
- the ezh1 gene encoding histone-lysine N-methyltransferase EZH1 isoform X3, translating into MEDAAAAEPAPATGAAPPTPRPQPSSIANSRSLLEWRRRVKSEYMRLRQLKRLKKAEEVKSLFMSNRQKIEEQTNLLNTEWSKLRIQPTPLSTSGGAMAGKKMCTVEFGFPGFKAQAIAMRPLSTVAGIPFMYSWSPLQHNFMVEDETFLHNIPYMGDEVLEQDEAFLEELIDNYDGVHGDREGGFISDEIFKELVEALSQYSDHEEEEEEEAVAVAVVEAVGKKEEERAMRRSSAEGSEETKAGAVAFAKRKRRSTTEVRDLCGSKKIPNDKIFTAIASMFPYKGTTEELKEKYKDLLEPPSLVKLPPLCTPNLDGPFAKSVQREQSLHSFHTLFCRRCFKYDCFLHPFHATPNVYKRKNKEIRMETEPCGADCFLLQKGAKEFVDQNMIRPQKSRRCRKQQRSTVSSCPGPSGSTEDGKEGESDHETTSSSESNSRCQTPTKLRPGDDDGEQQPCCVVQWSGAEESLFRVLHGTYFNNFCSIARLIGTKNCKEVYEFAVKEVLIHRVPLEDGGISPQKKKRKHRLWAKIQLKKDNSSNQVYNYQPCDHPDHPCDSSCPCVMTQNFCEKFCQCEHECQNRFPGCRCKTQCNTKQCPCYLAVRECDPDLCMTCGTADQWDSKVISCKNCSIQRGLKKHLLLAPSDIAGWGTFIKEPVQKNEFISEYCGELISQDEADRRGRIYDKYMSSFLFNLNNVDFVVDATRKGNKIRFANHSVNPNCYAKVVMVNGDHRIGIFAKRAILQGEELFFDYR; encoded by the exons aTGGAGGATGCAGCTGCCGCAGAACCAGCCCCTGCCACAGGTGCCGCCCCACCAACCCCGAGACCTCAGCCTTCCTCCATCGCCAACTCTCGCAGCTTGCTGGAGTGGAGGCGGAGGGTCAAGTCCGAGTATATGCGCCTACGCCAATTAAAACGCCTTAAAAAAGCAGAGGAGGTCAAG AGCCTGTTCATGTCCAACAGACAGAAGATCGAGGAGCAGACAAATCTCCTGAACACAGAGTGGTCCAAGCTCAGGATTCAGCCCACACCTCTGTCCACTTCTGGTGGAGCTATGGCCGGAAAaaag ATGTGTACGGTGGAGTTTGGCTTCCCAGGATTCAAAGCTCAAGCCATCGCCATGAGGCCCCTGTCCACAGTGGCAGGAATCCCCTTCATGTACTCCTGGTCGCCTCTGCAGCACAACTTCATG GTGGAGGACGAGACGTTCCTTCACAACATCCCCTACATGGGCGATGAGGTGCTGGAACAGGACGAGGCCTTCCTGGAGGAACTCATCGACAACTACGATGGCGTGCATGGTGACAGAG AGGGCGGTTTCATCAGCGACGAGATCTTTAAAGAGCTGGTGGAGGCCTTGAGCCAGTACTCTGaccacgaggaggaggaagaggaggaggcggtggcCGTGGCGGTGGTGGAGGCGGTggggaagaaggaggaggagagggcgaTGAGGAGGAGCTCGGCGGAGGGTTCGGAGGAGACCAAAGCTGGGGCCGTGGCGTTCgccaagaggaagaggaggagcacgACGGAGG TGAGGGACTTGTGCGGCAGCAAGAAGATCCCCAACGATAAGATATTTACGGCCATTGCCTCCATGTTCCCGTACAAGGGCAccacagaggagctgaaagaaaa GTACAAGGACCTCCTCGAGCCCCCCAGCCTGGTGAAGCTGCCCCCACTTTGCACCCCCAACCTGGACGGACCTTTTGCTAAGTCGGTGCAGCGGGAGCAGTCCTTACACTCCTTCCACACACTCTTCTGCAGACGTTGCTTCAAATACGACTGTTTCCTACACC ctTTTCATGCTACACCCAATGTTTACAAGAGGAAGAATAAGGAGATCCGCATGGAGACTGAGCCATGTGGTGCGGATTGCTTTCTGCTACAG AAAGGGGCTAAAGAGTTTGTGGATCAGAATATGATACGGCCCCAGAAGTCTCGCCGATGTCGGAAGCAACAGCGTTCCACCGTTTCCAGCTGTCCTGGACCATCTGGGTCCACTGAGGACGGCAAAGAGGGCGAGAGTGACCATGagaccacctcctcctcag AGAGTAATTCACGGTGCCAGACTCCCACCAAGCTGCGTCCAGGGGATGATGACGGCGAGCAGCAGCCGTGCTGTGTGGTCCAGTGGAGCGGGGCGGAGGAGTCCCTGTTCAGGGTCCTGCACGGCACATATTTCAACAACTTCTGCTCCATCGCGCGTCTCATCGGTACCAAGAACTGCAAGGAG GTGTACGAGTTCGCAGTGAAGGAGGTCCTGATCCACCGGGTTCCTTTAGAGGATGGAGGCATCTCGCcccaaaagaagaaaaggaaacacag GTTATGGGCGAAGATTCAGCTGAAGAAAG ATAACTCCTCCAATCAGGTGTACAACTACCAACCATGTGACCACCCCGACCATCCGTGCGACAGCTCCTGCCCTTGTGTGATGACCCAGAATTTCTGCGAGAAGTTCTGTCAGTGCGAGCACGAGT GCCAGAACCGCTTCCCAGGCTGCAGGTGTAAGACTCAGTGTAACACCAAACAGTGTCCCTGCTACCTGGCTGTGAGGGAGTGCGACCCAGATCTGTGCATGACCTGCGGAACTGCGGACCAGTGGGACAGCAAAGTGATCTCCTGCAAGAATTGCAGCATCCAGAGAGGCCTGAAAAAG CACCTGCTGCTGGCGCCATCAGATATCGCCGGGTGGGGCACCTTCATCAAAGAGCCTGTTCAGAAGAATGAATTCATCTCAGAGTACTGCGGAGAG ctgatcTCTCAGGACGAGGCGGACCGACGTGGCAGGATCTACGACAAATACATGTCCAGCTTCCTTTTCAACTTGAACAATG TAGACTTTGTTGTGGACGCCACACGTAAGGGGAACAAAATCCGCTTTGCAAATCATTCAGTAAATCCCAACTGTTACGCAAAAG TGGTAATGGTAAACGGAGACCATCGCATCGGGATCTTTGCCAAACGAGCTATCCTGCAAGGAGAGGAGCTTTTCTTCGACTACAGGTAG